A DNA window from Trypanosoma brucei brucei TREU927 chromosome 10, whole genome shotgun sequence contains the following coding sequences:
- a CDS encoding proteasome subunit alpha 1 (curated by J. Mottram), with the protein MFKNQYDTDTTTWSPTGRLFQVEYANEAVNNGSAAVGVKGADYVVLTALKRNPVSGLSSYQEKAFKLDEHVGMAISGLVADGRALSRFLRTECMNYRYMHDSDAPLVMLADMVGAKHQRHIQFAGKRPFGVGLLIAGYDRQGPRLYQTVPSGDVFDFKATAMGLRSQAARTYLERHFRGFPACDLDELVMHALRALGAATSGGVELNIKNTTIAIVGKGTPFTILTEEEARKYLDGFKTRPEDIPAVADNEEDDDELHEQPPDVEE; encoded by the coding sequence ATGTTTAAAAACCAGTACGACACGGATACCACCACGTGGAGCCCAACCGGGAGGTTGTTTCAAGTGGAATACGCAAATGAGGCGGTGAACAATGGCTCCGCTGCGGTTGGAGTTAAGGGCGCCGATTATGTCGTACTCACGGCCTTGAAACGCAATCCCGTGTCAGGGCTATCATCCTATCAAGAGAAGGCATTCAAATTGGATGAGCACGTTGGCATGGCAATCAGTGGCCTCGTGGCAGACGGCCGTGCGCTCTCTCGTTTTCTACGTACAGAATGTATGAATTATCGCTACATGCACGATAGCGACGCTCCACTTGTTATGCTTGCTGACATGGTGGGCGCGAAGCACCAGCGCCACATTCAATTTGCGGGTAAGCGTCCCTTTGGTGTCGGTCTCTTAATTGCCGGTTATGATCGCCAGGGGCCACGCCTTTACCAAACGGTGCCCTCAGGTGATGTGTTTGATTTTAAGGCAACCGCGATGGGGTTGCGTTCTCAGGCAGCACGTACCTACTTGGAGAGGCACTTTAGAGGGTTTCCCGCGTGTGATTTGGACGAGTTGGTTATGCATGCGTTGAGGGCTCTTGGCGCGGCGACCTCTGGTGGTGTAGAACTGAACATTAAAAACACCACCATTGCCATTGTAGGAAAGGGCACCCCCTTTACTATTCTCACGGAAGAAGAGGCGCGCAAGTATCTGGATGGGTTTAAGACGCGCCCAGAAGACATCCCCGCCGTTGCAGACAAcgaagaggatgatgatgaattaCACGAGCAACCCCCTGACGTTGAGGAGTGA
- a CDS encoding clathrin heavy chain yields MDNPLTSAEVFQLNSVSGGLRPGTISFKTLTLQSDKYVCIRDVQPDGQTSLVIVDLGKRESMRNSIRDAESAIMNPMAKILALRSGRNLQIFDVDAANRLKVVVFNEDVVYWCWIDARTVGIVSNTAVYHWSLDTAADAPPQLVFSRAPEFDASFQVLSYQTDEQKKWLMLCGVMRTAEGMVGKTQLFSVENNSGRVLDGHSGTFISTNTPTDPRSCNLMCLAWNNPSTGGKILIMELPTGSKTDLTVQRRMIDVPFAQGDFPVATHVSPRHKLLTVVTSRGSVVLMDLFTGVVIKTHQLPNNTIFCGTPYTKTGGILCVNNAGSVFHVSPNDNTIVPFVKNQLQNADLALRIAGSANLGGVDDLYRVQLDNQLRAGNIEEAVRTCLRAPNNALRGPDILSRFQLMPPIPGQQPAISTYFKVAVAETTLNAHESAELARAVIPKGGVDYVKQQYAADKLTASEELGDLMSAADPELAIKIYHKAEAHAKVVGVLLQRNETQKAVEYCKRAGFTPNWRVILNNAIHVNPQGAVGLAQVLHRDMGDAPVVDPIEVVDMFVTAQHIQQATEFVLEVLRDNTGENTKDLQTKLLEINLKHSHPSVAEKIFARGVCVHFDAMLLAPLCERASLPQRAIECYVMAQRMDPGIDNLANIRRCFSNAQVLSPDWVIEFFGKLSPGDSMKCLEDLLANHHQNFKIIVQVATKYNEALGADKLINVFLERKLFDILYYYLGAVVPYTRDPEVHFRYIEAAAEVGQVQELERMTRESPCYDPERTKNYLKNKKMTNLWPLINVCDQHNFVDELIRYLIDTNNEALIEQYVQRRNPLKTPAVVGALIDCNVQEDFIKNILNSVGTMCPIAELVDVAEERSRLRLIGPWLEARLAEKKTDTALHNAIAKLLVISGNLPEKFIEENDYYDPVVMGKYCEDRDPNLSYLVYRKAKMSTELVEITSKNGMWKQLARYLVKQQDPALWASVLTESSINRDRLVEAVQQTALPESEVTEEVSTTVKAFMDAELTEELTSILDQIVVRGRFRKNRYLENLLIMSAVRASKAKVMEYVTTLDSYDAKEIAGIATAAELHEEAMTVYDKFEMRMEAATVLLRDLKDLPRGRLYAQRCNLPAVWTVLGEYLLAAGEVREAIEVLIRAKNPNYVDAVTAAAERSNQFGDLVKYLNMARQESTSNDNKIESVLLLTYARTGRLSELEELLQNTHNVQIQPVADKCFEDGYYDSARLLYSMSMNFHKLALTLVRMNNLAEAVDAAQKAQSRSTWDAVNHACIEANDVRLAAICAVPLVLQVESLQDVVNRYEAYGLYDELFAVLKSASTNSGAHMGIFTEMGLQLAKYKPEKLLEHVHMYSKKINAHKLISVCEEYHHWLALRVLHVGNEDWLAAAKTMMCHFADAFDHDVFKDVASHLGASDFVYNAISFYVNTCPQNLCDFLTSMFKVLDPDRVLREVKNVAPIHLILPYLESAQPRNSRLINDALNDLYVEEENFVALRNSVENYNNFDSVELSARLEKMELFEFRKIALFLHRRHKAFDHALAVAKENKLFQEAIDTAVESADPKVVEELLDFFAVERPDSFVSCLYACYDYLSPDVVLEKAWLNNRINIAMPYLIQAIHDFTQRVSRLEKGANDGMQPSKDGSRRGGVPGYAGGNDPLMIQAGPAQPMGVPMHNVNIHPQPGYGGVPGQGYAGGMGNPNMMPY; encoded by the coding sequence ATGGATAATCCACTAACCTCTGCGGAGGTCTTTCAACTCAACTCCGTCTCTGGTGGGTTGAGACCGGGAACCATTTCCTTCAAGACACTGACGCTGCAGAGCGACAAGTACGTTTGCATCCGCGATGTGCAACCTGATGGTCAAACCTCTCTTGTTATCGTGGATCTCGGGAAGCGGGAGAGCATGCGCAACAGTATACGTGATGCGGAGTCAGCCATCATGAATCCTATGGCAAAGATTCTTGCACTCCGCAGCGGCCGCAACTTGCAGATATTCGACGTGGACGCGGCTAATCGTCTCAAGGTGGTTGTGTTCAACGAGGACGTGGTCTATTGGTGTTGGATTGATGCTCGCACTGTAGGTATCGTCTCTAATACCGCAGTGTATCACTGGAGTCTGGACACAGCTGCCGATGCTCCACCGCAGTTGGTCTTCTCGCGGGCCCCTGAGTTTGACGCCTCGTTTCAGGTTCTTAGTTACCAGACAGATGAGCAGAAGAAGTGGTTGATGCTTTGTGGTGTTATGCGAACTGCCGAGGGTATGGTGGGGAAAACACAACTCTTCAGCGTCGAAAACAATAGTGGCCGTGTGCTTGACGGTCACAGTGGAACATTCATTTCCACCAACACCCCGACAGACCCACGCTCATGCAATTTGATGTGCCTCGCTTGGAACAACCCCTCCACAGGTGGGAAAATTTTGATCATGGAGCTTCCTACAGGATCCAAAACGGATCTCACAGTTCAGCGCCGTATGATCGATGTCCCCTTTGCTCAGGGTGACTTTCCCGTTGCGACACACGTCTCACCACGACACAAACTCCTCACCGTTGTGACAAGCCGTGGTAGCGTGGTGCTTATGGACCTCTTCACTGGAGTGGTCATTAAGACTCACCAACTTCCGAACAATACCATTTTCTGCGGGACACCCTACACGAAGACTGGTGGTATCCTGTGCGTGAACAACGCGGGCTCCGTGTTCCACGTGTCTCCAAACGACAATACGATCGTTCCCTTTGTGAAAAACCAATTGCAAAATGCTGATCTGGCCCTTCGCATTGCCGGCTCTGCTAACCTGGGAGGTGTGGATGACCTGTACAGGGTTCAGCTGGATAACCAGCTTCGTGCTGGGAACATAGAGGAGGCGGTGCGCACATGCCTACGTGCACCAAACAACGCCTTGCGTGGTCCCGATATTCTTTCTCGCTTCCAACTTATGCCGCCGATTCCGGGGCAGCAGCCCGCAATCTCCACCTACTTTAAGGTGGCAGTTGCCGAAACCACTCTTAACGCGCATGAGTCAGCAGAACTTGCCCGTGCCGTTATACCGAAGGGTGGTGTCGACTACGTGAAGCAACAGTATGCTGCTGACAAACTAACCGCCTCCGAGGAACTTGGTGATCTTATGTCAGCGGCGGACCCAGAGCTTGCCATCAAAATCTACCACAAGGCGGAGGCACACGCAAAGGTTGTTGGTGTCCTCCTTCAACGCAACGAGACACAGAAGGCTGTTGAGTACTGCAAACGCGCTGGGTTCACCCCCAACTGGCGCGTCATCTTGAACAACGCAATACACGTCAACCCGCAAGGTGCCGTGGGCCTCGCGCAAGTATTGCACCGTGACATGGGTGACGCGCCTGTCGTTGACCCCATCGAAGTTGTGGATATGTTCGTGACCGCTCAGCACATCCAGCAAGCAACCGAGTTCGTTCTGGAAGTCCTTCGTGATAACACTGGAGAGAATACAAAGGATCTCCAAACGAAGCTTCTAGAGATTAACCTGAAGCATTCCCATCCGTCGGTTGCGGAGAAGATCTTTGCTCgcggtgtgtgtgttcaCTTTGATGCCATGTTGCTGGCGCCCCTCTGTGAACGCGCTTCCCTTCCGCAGCGCGCTATTGAGTGCTATGTAATGGCCCAGAGGATGGACCCGGGCATTGACAACCTTGCTAACATTCGTCGTTGCTTTTCTAATGCCCAAGTGCTCAGCCCTGATTGGGTTATCGAGTTCTTCGGCAAACTGAGCCCAGGAGACAGCATGAAGTGCCTAGAGGACCTTCTTGCTAACCATCACCAGAACTTCAAAATCATTGTGCAGGTTGCAACAAAGTACAATGAAGCGCTCGGTGCGGACAAACTAATTAACGTGTTCCTCGAGCGGAAACTGTTTGATATTCTGTATTATTACCTTGGCGCTGTGGTACCGTACACTCGTGATCCAGAGGTGCACTTCCGCTATATTGAGGCAGCGGCTGAAGTTGGGCAGGTGCAGGAACTCGAGCGCATGACACGTGAGAGCCCGTGTTATGACCCTGAGCGCACGAAGAACTACCTgaagaacaagaaaatgaCAAACCTTTGGCCCCTTATCAACGTCTGTGACCAGCACAATTTTGTTGATGAACTGATTCGTTATCTGATTGACACAAACAATGAAGCTCTTATTGAGCAGTACGTGCAGCGCCGCAACCCGCTGAAAACACCCGCGGTAGTCGGTGCGCTTATTGACTGTAACGTGCAAGAGGACTTCATTAAGAACATCCTAAACTCAGTGGGTACAATGTGCCCGATTGCAGAACTTGTCGATGTCGCTGAAGAGCGCAGTCGGCTTCGCCTCATTGGACCCTGGTTGGAAGCCCGACTTgcggaaaaaaagacggatACCGCCCTTCATAATGCTATTGCAAAACTCTTGGTCATCAGTGGTAACTTACCCGAGAAGTTCATTGAGGAGAACGACTACTACGATCCAGTGGTCATGGGTAAGTACTGCGAGGATCGCGACCCCAACCTGTCCTATTTGGTTTATCGCAAGGCTAAGATGAGCACCGAACTGGTTGAGATCACATCGAAGAATGGCATGTGGAAGCAACTTGCTCGCTACCTTGTAAAACAACAGGACCCTGCACTTTGGGCGTCTGTGCTCACGGAAAGCTCGATCAACCGAGACCGCCTCGTTGAGGCGGTTCAACAAACTGCACTTCCCGAGTCTGAGGTAACGGAGGAGGTGAGCACCACTGTGAAGGCGTTTATGGATGCGGAGCTGACGGAGGAACTGACCTCTATACTAGATCAGATCGTCGTCCGTGGCCGCTTTAGGAAAAACCGCTATTTGGAGAATCTCCTTATTATGTCCGCTGTCCGCGCATCCAAGGCAAAGGTTATGGAGTATGTAACCACTCTTGACAGCTACGATGCGAAGGAAATCGCTGGCATCGCTACCGCAGCAGAGCTGCACGAGGAAGCGATGACCGTTTATGACAAGTTTGAAATGAGGATGGAGGCTGCCACCGTTTTACTCCGCGATTTGAAGGACCTTCCTCGTGGTCGGTTGTACGCTCAGAGGTGCAACCTACCTGCTGTATGGACAGTTTTGGGAGAATACCTCCTCGCCGCCGGTGAGGTGCGTGAAGCCATTGAGGTCCTCATTCGCGCGAAGAATCCCAACTACGTTGATGCTGTCACTGCTGCAGCGGAGCGCAGTAACCAATTCGGGGACCTCGTCAAGTATCTCAACATGGCACGCCAGGAGTCCACTTCGAACGACAATAAGATTGAGTCGGTTTTGTTGCTAACGTACGCCAGAACTGGACGCCTGTCAGAATTGGAAGAGTTGCtgcaaaacacgcacaaTGTACAGATTCAACCTGTGGCTGACAAGTGCTTTGAAGATGGGTACTATGATTCAGCGCGTCTGCTCTACTCCATGAGCATGAACTTCCATAAATTGGCCCTTACGCTTGTGCGCATGAACAACCTTGCTGAGGCTGTGGACGCTGCGCAGAAGGCCCAGTCCCGCAGCACATGGGATGCGGTTAACCATGCCTGTATTGAGGCCAACGATGTAAGGCTTGCTGCTATTTGCGCGGTTCCCCTCGTTCTACAGGTGGAATCTCTGCAAGATGTCGTGAACCGGTACGAGGCATACGGTCTTTATGATGAACTGTTCGCTGTTCTCAAGAGTGCCTCAACTAACTCTGGCGCGCACATGGGCATTTTCACTGAAATGGGACTACAGCTTGCCAAGTATAAACCCGAGAAACTCTTGGAGCACGTGCACATGTACTCAAAGAAGATTAACGCACACAAGTTGATCTCCGTTTGCGAGGAATACCACCACTGGTTGGCCCTGCGTGTGCTCCACGTCGGCAACGAGGACTGGTTGGCTGCGGCGAAGACGATGATGTGTCATTTTGCTGATGCCTTCGATCATGATGTGTTCAAGGACGTTGCAAGCCATCTGGGTGCTAGCGATTTTGTATATAACGCGATTTCGTTCTACGTCAATACGTGCCCTCAAAACCTGTGCGACTTTCTGACGAGCATGTTCAAGGTGCTTGACCCCGACcgtgtgctccgtgaggtgAAAAATGTTGCCCCGATTCACCTGATTCTGCCATACCTCGAATCCGCACAACCGCGCAACTCCCGGTTGATCAACGATGCTCTGAACGATCTGTAcgtggaggaagaaaattttGTGGCCTTACGTAACTCTGTAGAGAACTACAACAACTTCGACTCTGTGGAGTTGAGCGCACGGCTGGAGAAGATGGAGTTGTTTGAGTTCCGCAAGATtgctctcttcctccaccgCCGTCACAAGGCCTTTGACCACGCCCTTGCGGTGGCCAAGGAGAATAAGCTCTTCCAGGAGGCCATTGACACGGCTGTCGAAAGCGCCGATCCAAAGGTTGTGGAGGAGCTTCTTGACTTCTTTGCAGTTGAACGACCAGATTCATTCGTTTCCTGCCTTTACGCCTGCTATGACTACTTGTCTCCGGACGTGGTTCTTGAGAAGGCTTGGCTAAACAACCGTATCAATATTGCCATGCCGTACCTCATTCAGGCCATCCACGACTTCACTCAGCGGGTATCACGCTTGGAAAAGGGCGCTAACGACGGCATGCAGCCATCAAAAGATGGATCTCGTCGTGGTGGTGTTCCTGGGTATGCGGGTGGTAATGACCCACTGATGATTCAGGCAGGCCCAGCACAGCCCATGGGAGTTCCGATGCATAATGTGAACATCCACCCGCAACCGGGCTACGGTGGCGTGCCCGGTCAGGGATATGCTGGAGGGATGGGAAACCCTAACATGATGCCATACTGA
- a CDS encoding universal minicircle sequence binding protein (UMSBP), putative (similar to DNA-binding protein HEXBP (Hexamer- binding protein). (Swiss-Prot:Q04832) (Leishmania major;)) codes for MADEASTAKRHRAEGGNNCHRCGQPGHFARECPNVPPGAMGDRACYTCGQPDHLSRDCPSNRGPAPMGGGRACYNCGQPGHFSRECPNMRGGPMGGAPMGGGRACYNCGQPGHFSRECPNMRGGPMGGAPMGGGRACYNCGQPGHFSRECPNMRGGNMGGGRACYHCQQEGHIARECPNAPADAAAGGAAAGGGRACYNCGQPGHLSRACPVK; via the coding sequence ATGGCGGACGAAGCTTCCACTGCTAAAAGGCACCGCGCTGAGGGCGGAAATAACTGCCACCGGTGCGGTCAGCCCGGCCACTTTGCGAGGGAATGTCCGAACGTTCCCCCAGGGGCAATGGGCGACCGTGCCTGCTACACCTGTGGCCAACCCGACCACTTAAGTCGTGATTGCCCCAGCAACCGCGGACCTGCACCCATGGGTGGTGGACGCGCCTGTTACAATTGCGGTCAACCCGGTCATTTCAGCCGCGAGTGTCCCAACATGCGTGGTGGTCCGATGGGTGGCGCTCCGATGGGTGGTGGACGCGCCTGTTACAATTGCGGTCAGCCCGGTCATTTCAGCCGCGAGTGTCCCAACATGCGTGGTGGCCCGATGGGTGGCGCTCCGATGGGTGGTGGACGCGCCTGTTACAATTGCGGTCAGCCCGGTCATTTCAGCCGCGAGTGCCCCAACATGCGTGGCGGAAATATGGGTGGTGGCCGTGCGTGCTACCACTGTCAACAGGAGGGTCATATTGCCCGTGAGTGCCCGAATGCCCCTGCTGACGCTGCTGCTggcggtgctgctgctggtggtgGACGCGCATGCTACAACTGTGGCCAACCCGGTCACCTCAGCCGTGCCTGCCCTGTGAAATAA
- a CDS encoding universal minicircle sequence binding protein (UMSBP), putative, with protein MADNMQMSNARTCYNCGQPGHMSRECPNARSGGNMGGGRSCYNCGQPDHISRDCPNARTGGNMGGGRSCYNCGRPGHISRDCPNARSGGNMGGGRACYHCQQEGHIARECPNAPADAAAGGRACFNCGQPGHLSRACPVK; from the coding sequence ATGGCTGATAACATGCAGATGTCAAACGCCCGCACATGCTATAATTGCGGTCAGCCTGGCCACATGAGCCGTGAGTGCCCCAATGCGCGCTCTGGCGGAAACATGGGCGGTGGCCGCTCATGCTACAACTGCGGTCAACCTGACCACATCAGCCGTGACTGCCCCAATGCACGCACCGGCGGAAATATGGGCGGTGGACGCTCATGCTACAACTGCGGTCGCCCCGGTCACATCAGCCGCGACTGCCCCAATGCGCGCTCTGGTGGAAATATGGGTGGTGGCCGTGCGTGCTACCACTGTCAACAGGAGGGTCATATTGCCCGTGAGTGCCCGAATGCCCCTGCTGACGCTGCTGCTGGCGGCCGCGCGTGCTTCAACTGTGGCCAACCCGGTCACCTCAGCCGTGCCTGCCCTGTGAAATAA
- a CDS encoding proteasome subunit beta 5 (curated by J. Mottram curated by J. Mottram) encodes MLADFESVLRSEFSLKDCPRIGPFTWHNIPGVNDAAEDGSALGLNNPLGVSADRTDDFSVMPYSGEELTRDPLCTSNCINSDRRIWKLMLPCPVPRSVPKLDMKKGTTTLGFHFDGGIIIAVDSRASSGQYISSQTVMKVLEINEYLLGTMAGGAADCQYWERVLGMECRLWELRNNCRISVAAASKILANITYQYRNHGLSMGTMVAGWDQFGPSLYYVDDKGTRVKHEIFSVGSGSIYAYGVLDQGYRKNLTVEEACDLARRSIFHATYRDGASGGIVTVYHVHPKGWTQISRDDQTKLYDRYSSQSA; translated from the coding sequence ATGTTGGCAGATTTTGAAAGTGTTCTCCGCTCGGAGTTCTCCCTGAAGGATTGCCCTCGCATCGGTCCTTTCACTTGGCATAACATTCCCGGTGTAAACGATGCAGCTGAAGATGGATCTGCTCTAGGTTTGAATAATCCCCTTGGAGTGAGTGCTGATCGCACGGACGATTTCAGCGTGATGCCCTACAGTGGAGAAGAACTTACGAGGGATCCGCTTTGCACAAGCAACTGCATCAACTCTGACAGACGCATATGGAAACTCATGTTACCGTGTCCAGTGCCGCGCAGTGTTCCTAAACTTGACATGAAAAAAGGCACCACAACACTGGGGTTTCACTTTGACGGTGGGATAATTATTGCCGTTGACTCCCGTGCCTCATCCGGCCAGTATATTTCTTCTCAAACGGTTATGAAGGTACTGGAGATAAACGAATATCTTCTTGGTACGATGGCTGGTGGTGCAGCAGATTGCCAGTACTGGGAGCGCGTTCTCGGCATGGAGTGCCGCCTGTGGGAGCTACGTAACAACTGCCGTATCTCTGTAGCAGCCGCAAGCAAGATTCTGGCAAATATAACCTACCAATACCGCAACCACGGGCTATCTATGGGAACAATGGTGGCTGGTTGGGATCAGTTTGGGCCGTCCCTTTATTACGTGGACGACAAGGGCACGCGTGTAAAGCATGAAATTTTTAGTGTGGGATCCGGTTCCATTTATGCCTATGGTGTGCTTGACCAGGGCTACCGGAAGAACCTCACTGTTGAGGAGGCATGTGACCTGGCGCGCCGCTCAATCTTCCACGCGACGTATCGTGACGGTGCCTCTGGTGGCATTGTGACTGTTTATCATGTTCACCCGAAAGGATGGACTCAGATATCGCGGGATGACCAAACCAAACTGTATGACCGTTATTCTTCTCAGAGTGCATAG
- a CDS encoding tRNA pseudouridine synthase A, putative, which produces MRRVSLPLLVVLPCVQRRPVNSTGSKERKVKHWFPKKKGVSSSAAALQRSVDVADAEKLQDVERHFPVAMSHIKKAPTTRYSADERRKQTWKDITRTRNVDGYAPPREEKGAAPSFFDEGSFDIRSDVKRQSECLQWRGSPSDSRTRLNALSPDVLQLSGANPKDHGFAVAEESNVSPADPTIEPEQGEGNAYGDTPVQLTDMLKERLMELKAEKLREDRNDTYLPSRLKLLSDSEVQRRLKKNVPRCDVLDAKDLSSFGGQADTLADLFPDGSHDGSPSGEEIAMPSTDPWKDGEVLSPAVGKIIHSSADLVPGGSIHDPVSDFSRRLTSQGEGKLVSSGGSVHLLRCLPRAGFCSRREALAVIASGQVRVDNVVERNPFRLVRAENNIHVASHSGRLRFAPPRLWMYHKPAHVIVSRNDVAGRALFTKHARILGMDHLVPVGSLPMRAHGLLLLTNDGELSRFLENPKCMIQQTYLLRVRPAVDPVLAHKLNFQGITINGKQYKNMEFFVNPAMKSRFSLKVKVRGEVMPVAHLMQHLGRTVERGGRISFGPFSLSGLPVGSLREVTVPPYYTRHTGAVWKEFVERDWPFFRRQRVSRLRRLARYRELTPRELEELDGFTYEEVKDALSFDSQELKTAADEWLDRVSIRPQTGDTPLPDDFAGDHVDGNCEVPAEEGIIEDITAAV; this is translated from the coding sequence ATGCGCCGTGTCAGTCTGCCACTGCTCGTCGTACTGCCGTGCGTTCAGCGCCGACCGGTCAACAGCACTGGTAGTAAGGAGCGAAAGGTGAAACATTGGTTTCCTAAGAAGAAAGGTGTATCTTCGTCGGCAGCGGCCCTGCAGCGAAGTGTGGACGTAGCAGATGCGGAGAAACTTCAGGATGTGGAGCGACACTTCCCGGTTGCCATGTCACACATTAAGAAGGCCCCAACCACCCGTTACTCGGCAGATGAGCGGAGAAAGCAAACGTGGAAGGATATCACACGCACCAGGAATGTTGACGGGTACGCCCCTccaagggaggaaaaaggcgCTGCACCATCATTCTTCGATGAAGGGAGTTTCGACATACGTAGCGATGTGAAAAGACAATCAGAATGTCTGCAGTGGAGAGGTTCACCCTCTGACAGCCGCACACGGCTAAACGCTTTATCGCCCGATGTGCTTCAGTTGTCCGGCGCGAACCCCAAAGATCACGGCTTTGCCGTTGCAGAAGAAAGTAACGTCTCCCCAGCCGACCCCACAATTGAGCCGGAACAGGGGGAAGGTAATGCGTACGGTGATACCCCTGTGCAGCTTACGGATATGTTGAAGGAGAGGTTGATGGAACTTAAGGCAGAGAAACTTCGTGAAGATCGAAACGACACGTATCTTCCCTCTAGGCTAAAACTGCTTTCAGATTCGGAGGTGCAAAGAAGGCTGAAAAAAAACGTTCCTCGGTGCGACGTATTGGATGCTAAGGATCTAAGTTCATTTGGTGGCCAAGCTGACACTTTGGCAGACCTTTTCCCTGACGGATCTCATGACGGTTCACCAAGCGGTGAAGAAATAGCGATGCCCTCAACAGATCCGTGGAAGGATGGAGAGGTGCTGTCCCCAGCCGTAGGAAAAATTATTCACAGTTCAGCCGATTTAGTACCCGGCGGCTCAATCCATGATCCGGTAAGTGATTTTTCACGGAGGCTTACGAGTCAAGGGGAGGGCAAGTTGGTTTCATCGGGTGGTTCCGTTCATCTTCTTCGGTGCTTACCACGTGCGGGGTTTTGTAGCCGCCGCGAAGCGCTTGCGGTAATTGCCAGTGGTCAGGTACGTGTCGATAATGTGGTGGAAAGGAATCCATTCCGTCTTGTTCGAGCCGAGAATAATATTCATGTGGCGTCTCACAGTGGGCGCCTTCGGTTTGCGCCACCAAGGCTGTGGATGTACCATAAGCCGGCACACGTTATTGTATCTAGGAATGACGTGGCTGGTCGAGCATTATTTACGAAGCATGCCCGGATACTTGGTATGGATCACCTTGTCCCCGTTGGGTCTCTTCCTATGCGAGCCCACGGGCTGCTGCTTCTTACAAACGACGGGGAGCTTTCCCGTTTCCTCGAAAACCCGAAATGCATGATCCAGCAGACTTACCTACTGCGTGTACGACCAGCGGTGGACCCTGTCCTGGCACACAAGCTAAACTTTCAGGGCATTACAATCAATGGCAAACAGTACAAGAACATGGAATTTTTTGTGAATCCGGCGATGAAGTCACGTTTCTCACTGAAGGTAAAGGTGCGCGGCGAGGTAATGCCTGTGGCACACCTCATGCAGCACCTGGGTCGCACGGTAGAGCGAGGTGGCCGCATTTCATTTGGGCCATTCTCACTCTCAGGACTTCCTGTAGGGTCGCTGCGTGAGGTGACAGTTCCCCCATATTATACCCGGCACACTGGCGCCGTTTGGAAGGAGTTCGTGGAGCGTGACTGGCCGTTTTTCCGACGTCAGCGCGTGTCCCGTCTCCGTCGCCTCGCCAGATACCGTGAGCTCACTCCACGCgaactggaggaattggaTGGCTTCACGTatgaggaggtgaaggatGCCCTGAGCTTTGACTCGCAGGAGCTGAAAACAGCTGCTGATGAGTGGCTTGATCGTGTTTCTATTCGACCCCAGACAGGAGACACGCCGTTGCCGGATGATTTTGCTGGCGACCATGTAGACGGCAACTGCGAGGTTCCTGCCGAGGAGGGAATTATCGAAGACATCACGGCCGCTGTTTAA